A stretch of DNA from Thermanaerosceptrum fracticalcis:
ATCGTAATTGAAGCAGGAACAGCCTACGGAGGCCACACCTATGGTTTTGGACATGACTCCCATTTCATCAATAACCTCGGCTACCAAACGGTGAATAATACCGTGAGTGCAACCGGGGCAATAGTGCATTGGCACATCCACAAGGGCTTCTGGATATGAAAAAATCTTATTCACCTATTTTCCCTCCTTAACCAGCTCTTTTAATTTACCCAGTACTTCCTCAGGTAACGGTATAACCCCGCCCAAACGGCCATAATGGTGAACAGGTCTTGCATTACCAATGGCTAACCTTACATCATCAATCATTTGTCCGGTACACATTTCCAAAGCAAGGAAAGCTTTAACCTGGGGAAGAATATCCTGGAAGGGCTTTACTGGGAAAGGCCAGACACTGACAGGTCGCAAAAGGCCAGCTTTAATACCTTCTGCACGTGCCATTTTCACTGCAGCTTTAGCAATTCTGGCAGCAGAGCCATAGGCAACAATTACATATTCAGCATCATCAAGGAGATATGAATCCCACCGCACTTCATTGTTTTTTATCTCATTATACCTCTTGTGCAGACGCAAATTGATTTGTTCTAATACATCTACTTGAGGATAGGAGGAACTTACGATATTACGGGGGCGATTGTGGTTTTCACATACTGCCCATGTTTTTTCCGGTTGTTCTTTATTCTCTTCCGGCAGCTCGACAGGTTCCATGATTTGGGCCAGTATACCGTCACCAAGTATCATTACCGGATTGCGATATTTATCGGCCAGGTCAAAAGCCTCATAAGTCAAATTAACAGCTTCCTGGACAGTAGCAGGAGCCAACACCAGCAAACGATAATCACCATGTCCCCCGCCCCTGGTTGCTTGCCAGTAATCGGGCTGTGCTCCCTGAATTGCCCCCAGACCAGGGCCGCCGCGCATAATATTTACTATGACACATGGCACCTCTGCACCAGCCATGTAAGAAATTCCCTCTTGTTTTAAACTAATACCGGGACTGGACGAAGATGTCATAACTCTGGCACCAGCG
This window harbors:
- a CDS encoding 3-methyl-2-oxobutanoate dehydrogenase subunit VorB, with product MKGSEAIAEAAIRNGCRYFFGYPITPQNEIPEYLAKRLPEVGGTFLQAESEVAAIYMVLGAGAAGARVMTSSSSPGISLKQEGISYMAGAEVPCVIVNIMRGGPGLGAIQGAQPDYWQATRGGGHGDYRLLVLAPATVQEAVNLTYEAFDLADKYRNPVMILGDGILAQIMEPVELPEENKEQPEKTWAVCENHNRPRNIVSSSYPQVDVLEQINLRLHKRYNEIKNNEVRWDSYLLDDAEYVIVAYGSAARIAKAAVKMARAEGIKAGLLRPVSVWPFPVKPFQDILPQVKAFLALEMCTGQMIDDVRLAIGNARPVHHYGRLGGVIPLPEEVLGKLKELVKEGK